The Dehalococcoidia bacterium genome window below encodes:
- a CDS encoding NUDIX domain-containing protein encodes MALAVAAAILEEGGGKVFLVRRPEGPEEEFPGLWGLPAATLRPEETPPQGVERLGREKLGLGLVVGELLARGQQLRGDHVLTMFLFAAHPTSWPPSLTREGRAGITLYTEWTWGEPRLLIPAARMGSLCSRLLLDYLGIEWA; translated from the coding sequence ATGGCCCTAGCGGTAGCTGCCGCCATCCTGGAGGAGGGAGGGGGGAAGGTCTTCCTGGTGCGCCGCCCTGAAGGGCCGGAGGAGGAGTTCCCCGGCTTATGGGGGCTGCCAGCCGCCACCCTCCGCCCCGAGGAGACCCCTCCCCAGGGAGTTGAGCGCCTAGGCCGGGAGAAGCTGGGGCTGGGCCTAGTGGTGGGCGAACTATTGGCCCGCGGCCAGCAGCTAAGGGGCGACCACGTCCTTACCATGTTCTTGTTCGCTGCCCACCCCACCAGCTGGCCCCCATCCCTGACTCGTGAGGGGAGGGCGGGCATCACTCTGTACACCGAGTGGACGTGGGGCGAGCCGCGTCTCCTCATCCCGGCCGCCCGCATGGGCTCCCTCTGCTCCCGCCTCCTGCTGGACTATTTGGGTATAGAGTGGGCATGA